Proteins encoded in a region of the Candidatus Obscuribacter sp. genome:
- a CDS encoding curli production assembly protein CsgG produces the protein MRLRKTLALTSALLFLMGALLPLQAMAATKRRIAILPFEYGAVSSSVGTYDVGKGIVGLLITKLVNDGTYSVVDRQMLDSILKEQNLSVSDRADPATACKIGKILSVDAIIVGTVTQFGYETKTSSANLPTGYIPGIPYVGGIGGFLGSVRSSKSKVKVAVDARIIDVNTTEILAAVHGTGESKRSSTGAFGFDVDSSDFASSIAGEATLQSVEEMGGQLIAAANKIPDNQSIAAANVEGKVADVTGTNITLNVGKTNGLAVGDNLAVQRPYKTITDPDTGKVIKQLTNTIAVITLDSVDKDSSSGNVVKGSGVRVGDAVKKVSMDVSAVVVAPVPGMGGEPMRSMSATGSIVGDGAKRVINNAVNKGVDQATKLLNKPSKTR, from the coding sequence ATGAGGTTACGGAAAACTTTGGCGCTAACATCTGCGCTGCTGTTTTTGATGGGAGCGCTCTTGCCATTGCAAGCAATGGCTGCCACCAAAAGACGCATTGCTATTTTGCCTTTTGAGTATGGAGCAGTATCCAGCTCAGTCGGTACCTATGACGTGGGCAAGGGCATAGTCGGTCTGCTTATCACCAAGCTAGTAAACGATGGTACCTACAGTGTGGTAGACAGACAGATGCTAGACAGCATCCTCAAAGAGCAAAACCTCTCAGTCTCAGATCGCGCCGACCCAGCCACCGCCTGCAAAATCGGTAAAATTTTAAGCGTAGATGCGATCATAGTTGGCACTGTCACACAATTTGGTTATGAGACCAAGACATCCAGCGCCAACCTGCCTACAGGTTATATCCCTGGTATCCCTTATGTAGGTGGTATCGGCGGCTTTTTAGGCTCAGTCCGCAGCTCCAAGAGCAAAGTCAAAGTAGCAGTTGATGCTCGCATCATCGACGTTAACACCACCGAAATCCTGGCCGCTGTGCATGGTACAGGAGAGAGCAAACGCTCATCCACCGGAGCCTTTGGCTTTGACGTAGATAGCTCAGACTTTGCTTCATCCATCGCTGGTGAAGCCACCTTGCAATCAGTAGAAGAAATGGGCGGCCAACTTATCGCTGCTGCAAACAAAATTCCAGACAACCAATCAATTGCCGCTGCCAACGTAGAGGGCAAAGTAGCTGACGTTACTGGTACAAATATCACCCTTAACGTAGGCAAAACAAACGGCCTTGCAGTCGGCGACAATCTCGCTGTCCAAAGACCCTATAAAACTATTACCGACCCTGACACCGGCAAAGTTATTAAGCAATTGACCAACACCATCGCCGTCATCACTCTCGATAGCGTTGACAAAGACAGTAGCTCAGGCAATGTCGTCAAAGGTTCGGGCGTGCGTGTCGGAGACGCTGTCAAAAAGGTCTCTATGGATGTCTCAGCAGTAGTTGTAGCTCCTGTACCTGGTATGGGCGGAGAGCCCATGCGCTCTATGAGTGCTACTGGTAGCATCGTCGGTGATGGTGCCAAGCGTGTCATCAACAATGCCGTAAACAAAGGTGTTGATCAAGCCACCAAGCTACTCAACAAACCAAGTAAGACCAGGTAA
- the alaS gene encoding alanine--tRNA ligase: MLTGNEIRAKFVQYFQEKRGHLHLPSSSLIPDNPTLLLTSAGMVQFVPIFLGQAKPTEPPRAVTVQKCARAGGKDSDIENIGRTSRHHSFFEMLGNFSFGDYFKKEIIPWAWEFVTKELGLEKDRLYVTVFKGDEQNPPDDEAYDIWHKVVGVPENRIYKMSRKDNFWGPPGPTGPCGPCSEMYYDRGPEYGPESFDDYCYGGADGDRYMEFWNLVFMELYKDENGNFSQLEKKNVDTGSGLERVALILQKKNNTFETDLFFPILAQVATISGVKYQGGIHLGKWDETQQTKQDSFLKIIADHARAVTFLVADGVRTSNVGRGYVLRFIIRRAARFGRLLGITEPFIHTLVDKVVEGYGHFYPELVAQKESTIRVIREEEERFAKTIERGLTLLNDLLDKPDSVIPGEEAFNLYATFGFPIELTSEIALERGKTVDMEGFVKARTKHEEVSSVGKFNVILTGEEALGNVLKQHGTTVFSGYQNLVDKATILAMITKDGRLLNEMTEGDEADVILSRTPFYGESGGQLGDAGYLTNDNGSLQVLDTKKHEGLHIHRVRAVSGTIASGEEVKAEVDAARRKDTILHHSSAHVFHSAVRQIFGKEVTQAGSQVGPNAMRFDFSLSKQPSKQELAQVENLMNEWVRTASPVNTQVMSIDEAKQTGAIAMFGEKYGDTVRVVKMGDFSLEFCGGTHVNNTAEIGQIKIISEGSISQGVRRVEALSGQKAWQYITDQLTHLGDATDKLKVKPADMVAQIERLQDNLKAKEKQLQLMEEKVALARIPDLLAKATQTGEMTVVAQVVPDISAASLKSIAEQLKNRSGDLAVMLIATQPDSSVSIVTAFSAAMVKRGFNAGKVAGEVAQIVGGKGGGRPDIAQAGGKEPGRINEALNHFNALISKQLTA, from the coding sequence ATGCTCACGGGAAACGAAATCAGAGCCAAGTTTGTACAGTACTTCCAGGAGAAGCGCGGGCATTTGCATTTGCCCAGCTCGAGCTTGATACCTGACAATCCAACTTTGCTTTTGACATCGGCGGGCATGGTCCAATTTGTTCCTATTTTTTTGGGTCAAGCAAAGCCCACAGAGCCGCCCCGTGCTGTCACCGTACAAAAGTGCGCTAGAGCTGGTGGTAAAGATTCTGACATCGAAAACATCGGTCGCACATCACGTCACCACAGCTTCTTTGAGATGCTTGGCAATTTCAGCTTTGGCGATTATTTCAAAAAAGAGATAATCCCGTGGGCCTGGGAATTTGTCACAAAAGAATTGGGACTGGAAAAAGATCGTCTCTACGTTACTGTTTTCAAGGGGGACGAACAAAATCCACCTGACGATGAAGCCTACGATATCTGGCACAAAGTTGTCGGTGTGCCCGAAAACCGCATTTATAAAATGAGTCGTAAAGATAACTTCTGGGGACCGCCAGGTCCTACAGGACCTTGTGGTCCTTGCTCCGAGATGTACTACGACCGTGGTCCAGAGTATGGTCCCGAATCCTTTGACGATTATTGCTATGGCGGCGCTGATGGCGACCGCTACATGGAATTTTGGAACCTCGTCTTTATGGAACTCTACAAAGACGAAAACGGCAATTTTAGCCAGCTCGAAAAGAAAAACGTAGACACAGGCTCTGGTCTAGAGCGTGTGGCGCTTATCTTGCAAAAGAAAAACAATACATTTGAGACCGATTTGTTCTTCCCCATCCTCGCACAAGTCGCCACTATAAGTGGTGTCAAGTATCAGGGTGGTATCCATCTGGGCAAATGGGATGAAACCCAACAGACCAAACAAGACAGCTTCCTTAAAATCATCGCCGACCATGCTCGCGCTGTTACTTTTTTGGTGGCTGATGGTGTGCGCACAAGTAATGTCGGACGCGGCTATGTACTGCGCTTTATCATCCGCCGCGCTGCCAGATTTGGTCGCCTGCTCGGTATCACCGAACCCTTTATCCATACGCTAGTAGACAAAGTGGTAGAAGGTTACGGCCATTTTTATCCCGAGCTAGTCGCTCAAAAAGAAAGCACTATAAGAGTTATTCGCGAAGAAGAAGAGCGCTTTGCTAAAACAATTGAGCGCGGACTCACTCTGCTAAACGACTTGCTCGACAAACCAGATAGTGTCATCCCCGGGGAAGAAGCATTCAACCTCTATGCTACTTTTGGTTTTCCCATCGAGCTAACTAGCGAAATCGCTCTGGAGCGCGGCAAGACTGTAGACATGGAAGGCTTTGTCAAAGCCCGCACAAAACACGAAGAAGTCTCATCGGTAGGCAAGTTTAACGTCATCCTCACTGGTGAAGAAGCACTCGGCAATGTGCTCAAGCAACACGGCACCACTGTCTTTAGTGGCTATCAAAACCTGGTGGATAAAGCCACCATCCTTGCCATGATCACAAAAGACGGACGTCTGCTTAACGAAATGACCGAAGGCGATGAAGCCGATGTTATTTTGAGTCGTACTCCTTTTTATGGCGAGTCTGGCGGTCAACTTGGTGATGCCGGCTATCTCACAAACGATAATGGTAGCTTGCAAGTACTGGACACCAAAAAGCACGAAGGTCTGCATATCCACAGAGTGCGTGCCGTGTCTGGCACCATAGCCAGTGGCGAAGAAGTGAAAGCAGAAGTAGACGCAGCAAGACGCAAAGACACAATTTTGCACCACTCATCGGCTCACGTCTTCCACTCAGCAGTGAGACAGATTTTTGGCAAAGAAGTGACTCAGGCTGGCTCACAAGTCGGTCCTAATGCCATGCGTTTTGACTTTAGTTTGAGTAAACAACCAAGCAAACAAGAGCTCGCTCAAGTCGAAAACCTGATGAACGAATGGGTGCGCACAGCAAGCCCAGTCAACACGCAGGTGATGTCTATCGACGAAGCCAAACAAACTGGTGCAATAGCTATGTTTGGCGAAAAATACGGAGACACAGTGAGAGTCGTCAAAATGGGAGACTTCTCTCTTGAGTTTTGCGGTGGCACACACGTAAACAACACTGCCGAAATCGGTCAAATCAAAATCATCTCAGAAGGCAGCATCTCTCAAGGTGTGCGCCGTGTAGAAGCTCTGTCAGGTCAAAAAGCCTGGCAGTATATAACCGATCAATTGACTCACCTCGGTGACGCCACAGACAAACTCAAAGTCAAACCAGCAGACATGGTGGCTCAAATTGAGCGGCTCCAGGACAACCTCAAAGCCAAAGAAAAGCAACTGCAATTAATGGAAGAGAAGGTAGCCCTGGCAAGAATCCCAGATCTCCTGGCTAAAGCCACTCAAACTGGCGAAATGACCGTGGTGGCGCAGGTAGTGCCGGACATCTCAGCTGCTTCGCTTAAAAGTATTGCCGAGCAGCTCAAGAACCGCTCCGGTGATCTTGCTGTAATGCTTATCGCCACTCAACCAGATAGCTCTGTTTCGATTGTCACTGCCTTTAGTGCCGCAATGGTCAAACGTGGTTTTAATGCCGGTAAGGTAGCTGGCGAAGTGGCCCAAATTGTTGGTGGCAAAGGCGGCGGTAGACCAGATATCGCACAAGCTGGCGGCAAAGAGCCGGGCAGGATAAATGAAGCACTGAATCACTTCAATGCTCTTATCTCCAAACAATTGACCGCCTAA
- a CDS encoding NAD(+)/NADH kinase, with the protein MQLAKVLVVHKKSTYQIQAQEHKEARFLKLMETGSDVVRRVKLAHEEHMETLSLVESELSKRNIEFQSLWRSQVPGLVQDVDLLISVGGDGTFLDASHALRNVPILGVNSATSSSFGHFCMASKSNFVDVLESILSGAIEPIDVLRLELAIDGIAVEELVLNEALIAHSSPAATSRYFLEVNGKKEEHRSSGLWVSTPAGSTGSIRSAGGRVAKIDSRNYEFMVREPYMRPHEKFEVLNGLVDDKQEMKITSQMRTGEIYIDGPHIIYPLGLGEELTIKASENNLRAFIDANVNDIFAHSN; encoded by the coding sequence TTGCAGCTTGCTAAAGTTCTTGTCGTCCACAAGAAATCAACCTACCAGATCCAGGCGCAAGAGCACAAAGAAGCACGTTTCCTCAAACTAATGGAAACAGGCTCGGATGTAGTCAGGCGCGTTAAATTAGCCCATGAAGAACACATGGAAACCCTCAGTCTGGTTGAGTCTGAGTTGTCTAAGAGAAACATAGAATTTCAATCACTCTGGCGCTCTCAGGTGCCCGGCCTGGTCCAGGATGTGGACTTGCTAATATCGGTGGGTGGCGACGGTACATTTCTTGATGCCTCACATGCTCTGCGCAATGTGCCAATTCTCGGCGTTAATTCAGCTACATCCTCCAGTTTTGGTCACTTTTGCATGGCCAGTAAAAGCAATTTTGTCGATGTGCTGGAGTCCATACTCAGTGGTGCTATCGAGCCCATCGATGTTTTGCGGCTGGAACTGGCTATTGATGGTATTGCCGTAGAGGAGCTGGTTTTAAATGAGGCATTGATTGCCCACAGCTCACCTGCTGCCACCAGTCGATATTTTTTAGAAGTTAATGGCAAAAAAGAAGAACATCGCTCTTCTGGTCTTTGGGTCAGTACGCCAGCTGGCTCTACAGGCTCGATACGCTCAGCAGGTGGACGTGTCGCTAAAATCGACAGTCGCAATTATGAGTTTATGGTGCGTGAACCTTATATGCGGCCCCACGAAAAGTTTGAAGTATTAAATGGTCTTGTTGATGACAAACAAGAAATGAAGATTACTTCGCAGATGCGTACCGGTGAAATATATATAGACGGACCACATATTATATATCCGCTAGGATTGGGCGAGGAATTAACGATAAAAGCCAGTGAAAATAACCTGAGAGCTTTTATAGATGCTAACGTCAATGATATCTTTGCCCATAGCAATTGA
- a CDS encoding DUF1727 domain-containing protein has protein sequence MTVDDKKDTLTVSDKAAVLVAKLTATTIRRLGLGLGSNLPGRIARKLSPSVLSHLSAQTARGVLAVTGTNGKSTTSGILSSILRMAGFTFAHNRQGANLVTGITASLVESADWLDGIKSDLCLFEIDEAALPVVAKEVKIGVVLVTNLFRDQLDRFGELDTTARLISNGIMINHSQAILNADDPNVSQLVPDTSRLFYGIETLKDVAVTSKNMELAYCSKCNAEVSYHQIFYGQLGHWYCAQCSNSRPVPHIVARDVEVFGTSSRFKLGIGHTEEDCVIPLPGLFNVYNALAAAAAAHQLGVSNQAIRSGLKEYSTLFGRSEKLIIEGKSVIVQLIKNPAGATQAISSCVLDKKARLLIAINDNLADGRDVSWLWDADFELLAASGLTGEVTVSGLRAEDMAVRMKYAGYPEAKITCIPKLASALRHCLNELKDDETLWLMPTYTNLLDLQKLLKSMGVSMSCT, from the coding sequence ATGACAGTCGACGATAAGAAAGATACTTTGACTGTGTCCGACAAGGCCGCTGTCCTTGTCGCCAAACTAACAGCTACGACTATCCGCAGACTGGGACTGGGTCTTGGTAGTAATTTGCCCGGTCGCATCGCGCGCAAACTATCACCTTCTGTTTTGAGTCATTTGTCTGCTCAAACTGCCCGCGGTGTGCTGGCTGTTACCGGTACCAATGGTAAGAGCACTACCAGTGGTATTTTATCCTCGATTTTGCGTATGGCTGGTTTTACTTTTGCCCACAATCGTCAGGGGGCCAATCTAGTCACAGGTATTACTGCCTCTCTGGTAGAGTCTGCTGACTGGCTCGATGGTATCAAATCGGATCTATGTCTATTTGAAATCGACGAAGCTGCACTGCCAGTGGTAGCAAAGGAAGTCAAAATTGGTGTGGTGCTTGTCACCAACCTGTTTAGAGACCAGTTAGATCGCTTTGGCGAGCTTGATACCACAGCCCGTCTCATTTCAAATGGCATTATGATCAATCACAGTCAGGCTATTTTAAATGCTGATGATCCCAATGTCAGCCAGCTTGTGCCTGATACATCGCGTTTGTTTTATGGTATCGAGACACTCAAAGATGTGGCTGTTACTTCCAAAAATATGGAGCTAGCTTATTGCAGTAAGTGCAATGCCGAAGTCTCATATCATCAGATATTTTACGGACAGCTCGGTCACTGGTATTGTGCCCAATGCAGTAATAGCAGACCGGTACCACATATAGTCGCTCGTGATGTCGAAGTCTTTGGCACAAGCTCACGCTTTAAACTTGGTATTGGTCACACAGAAGAAGACTGTGTTATTCCTTTGCCGGGACTTTTTAATGTCTACAATGCTCTGGCTGCCGCCGCCGCCGCCCATCAGCTAGGGGTGAGCAATCAAGCGATTCGCTCCGGTCTAAAAGAATACTCCACACTCTTTGGTCGCTCCGAAAAGCTCATTATTGAAGGCAAATCAGTAATTGTACAGCTGATAAAAAATCCTGCTGGTGCCACACAAGCAATAAGCTCCTGCGTACTGGATAAAAAGGCGCGTTTGCTCATTGCTATCAATGACAATCTGGCCGATGGACGCGACGTATCCTGGCTCTGGGACGCCGACTTTGAGCTTTTAGCCGCCTCTGGTCTGACTGGCGAAGTAACAGTTAGTGGGCTCAGAGCCGAAGACATGGCTGTGAGAATGAAATACGCTGGCTATCCCGAAGCCAAAATCACTTGCATACCAAAGCTGGCAAGTGCTCTCAGGCACTGTCTCAACGAGCTAAAAGACGACGAGACACTGTGGCTTATGCCTACCTATACTAATTTGCTCGATTTGCAAAAATTGCTCAAATCAATGGGCGTCTCAATGTCCTGCACATAA
- a CDS encoding serine/threonine protein kinase — MPENELNLDQNNPEQKLSGEILERWEILERIGEGGMSEVYRARHVIMNKLGAVKFLKADLSDDRAAVLRFQQEAMASASLGHSNIVQVYDCGLSDKGFYIILEFLEGVSLADILDDRAAKSEDGRGKMTVEEALPIFLAVCDGLEHAHEKGIVHRDMKPSNIMLVDKFKNGEKVSTEVKLVDFGIAKIVQSASGGRDVHSLTRTGEVFGSPLYMSPEQCMGKPLDGRADLYSVGCLIYETLTGRKAISGSNPTDTMMRHVQDVPELVGLTQLDHPHAERLKAIVAKCLEKSPDNRFSDMRQLYDALRELDDEPVAKLASRKPVAKAKSGTRSGAANNKPPKNTFLLITSLTALGLLLALTMGLAIYSLWPVSKINERALDLKTPLPPLTWSFPVKSESAQEQEFKIRMMSTANVITRSKDWQKNGGLKRLVQAYIDAGYFLANQRRYQKAGTFFDDALAVLSETDEPYALESTPEYKYSGNCNDKVRAATGEAYCYHAQGGGVLLPDDGLPDESDELKGERDLEAVLTSSKIKEGASHEALLQAYKVFATLLETHKNYSGSYSKLLEGVAVLPPIKTGKDNLERGYYVAHLAELARITEDENAAERHYEAAIGLLKKGLCEDHQLLADLLMRSGLNFMAQDDNADKYPKAHSAFMQAYNLYGTLRPAEGKQVEKVRQLKLACLSGAYEAIKHYDWIGSIVFRLQNGI; from the coding sequence ATGCCTGAAAACGAGCTAAATCTAGACCAGAATAATCCAGAGCAAAAGCTTAGTGGTGAAATCCTGGAGCGCTGGGAAATCCTCGAGCGTATTGGCGAAGGTGGCATGAGTGAGGTCTACCGCGCCCGTCATGTGATTATGAATAAGCTCGGTGCAGTCAAGTTTTTAAAAGCCGATCTCTCTGACGATAGAGCTGCTGTTTTGAGATTTCAGCAAGAAGCTATGGCTTCGGCCAGTCTTGGTCATAGCAATATTGTCCAGGTCTATGACTGTGGTCTTTCTGACAAAGGTTTTTATATCATCCTGGAATTTTTAGAAGGGGTAAGCCTGGCTGATATCCTCGATGATCGCGCGGCAAAATCTGAGGATGGTCGAGGCAAGATGACCGTCGAAGAAGCTCTGCCTATATTTTTGGCTGTCTGTGATGGTCTTGAGCATGCCCACGAAAAAGGCATTGTGCACCGTGACATGAAGCCCAGCAATATCATGTTGGTGGACAAGTTTAAAAATGGCGAGAAAGTCAGTACAGAGGTCAAGCTCGTCGACTTTGGTATCGCCAAAATCGTCCAAAGTGCCAGTGGTGGTCGCGATGTCCACTCACTTACCCGTACCGGTGAGGTCTTTGGTTCGCCGCTATATATGAGTCCCGAGCAGTGTATGGGTAAGCCACTGGATGGACGAGCCGATCTTTATTCGGTGGGCTGTCTCATTTATGAGACCCTGACCGGGCGCAAAGCAATCAGTGGTAGTAATCCTACAGATACAATGATGCGCCATGTCCAGGACGTGCCTGAGCTAGTGGGCTTGACTCAGTTAGATCATCCCCACGCTGAGAGACTCAAAGCCATCGTGGCCAAATGTCTAGAAAAATCTCCCGACAATCGCTTTAGTGATATGCGTCAGTTGTACGATGCTTTGCGTGAATTAGACGATGAACCAGTGGCTAAATTAGCAAGCCGAAAGCCAGTTGCAAAAGCTAAATCTGGCACCAGAAGTGGTGCGGCAAATAACAAGCCGCCTAAAAATACATTTTTGCTTATTACCTCACTCACTGCCCTTGGTTTGCTTTTGGCATTGACAATGGGTCTTGCCATTTACAGTTTGTGGCCGGTCAGTAAAATAAATGAGCGTGCTCTAGATTTAAAAACGCCATTGCCACCCTTGACCTGGTCATTTCCTGTCAAAAGTGAGTCTGCGCAAGAGCAGGAATTTAAAATCCGCATGATGAGCACAGCTAATGTCATCACCAGATCAAAGGACTGGCAAAAAAATGGCGGACTGAAGCGACTGGTGCAGGCTTATATTGATGCCGGCTATTTCCTGGCTAATCAGCGCCGTTATCAAAAGGCCGGTACCTTTTTTGATGATGCTCTAGCGGTCTTAAGTGAGACTGATGAGCCTTATGCTCTCGAGAGTACTCCTGAATATAAATACAGCGGCAACTGTAACGACAAAGTGAGAGCTGCTACTGGAGAAGCCTATTGTTATCACGCCCAGGGCGGTGGCGTGTTATTGCCTGATGATGGTCTCCCGGACGAAAGCGATGAACTCAAAGGCGAACGGGATCTGGAAGCTGTCCTGACTAGTAGCAAAATAAAAGAAGGGGCTTCTCATGAGGCCTTATTGCAGGCCTACAAAGTATTTGCCACTTTGCTTGAGACCCATAAAAACTATAGTGGCTCATACAGCAAACTCCTTGAGGGTGTGGCGGTCTTGCCTCCCATCAAAACTGGCAAGGACAATCTTGAGCGCGGCTATTATGTCGCACATCTAGCTGAGTTAGCTCGTATTACCGAAGACGAGAATGCAGCCGAAAGGCACTATGAGGCAGCCATTGGCTTGCTTAAAAAGGGACTGTGCGAGGATCATCAATTGTTGGCTGACCTTTTGATGCGCTCCGGTTTAAATTTTATGGCTCAAGACGATAATGCTGATAAATATCCCAAAGCCCACAGTGCCTTTATGCAGGCTTATAATCTATATGGCACGCTAAGGCCAGCTGAGGGTAAACAAGTCGAAAAAGTGAGACAGTTGAAGTTAGCTTGTCTGAGTGGCGCCTACGAAGCAATAAAGCATTATGATTGGATTGGTTCGATTGTGTTTCGTCTGCAAAATGGTATCTAG
- a CDS encoding serine/threonine protein kinase, giving the protein MATGKDKKRSTSDALFTAQKDNFVGNVLGNFEVEEKVAEGSLSTVYRAIDVNTRQTMALKVVHKHLMSSVKNYKKLEQKIRSIMALSDQHILSYKDVFFVDGRVVLVVKPLIFESLEDLLSKTGHLGPERAVGIFIQVCLALEAAMASNITHRDIKPSNILILDNQKFSDDVMVSDFGMAKLIAEESSEGKSDQYMTRTRESFGSPLYLSPEQCSGKKVDNRSDIYALGCVMYEALTGKPPFVGKNVLETAYKHMNDIPRSLNLDSSLEPAASRFEEVVGKCLAKDPDSRYQTPEELRNDLELLMAASDTEWNNSACVYRESQVKKGKQGFGPGRGLSIEAMIWSGAIVIFAGIIGFWSWFILKPDSAKKYPAFDSDNLWVVSTQIKPTPVDDFGNKEESDKLTLQNIERDMGTNCREYADALLVLVQLYFDCKHWTDAEQYSKKLTTVTEKLEKDGQEGPGPLSECLRMVAYAGFCSGNYKDATAAAERSVELASGKETLNVSTMQCLRILGDIYSRQRNLRKCLEVYNKFYALSDQDKEQHPTVYWEATSKFADVYRRLGDLNEADRYYKMGIEWWRSHGMPDNSWAARALYGHALTLFSQNRYKECEDELKEALNLNKRLQNQDLGLLGATRKLYLETLWKTNPMGAISAQMTDFDKDTKHK; this is encoded by the coding sequence ATGGCTACAGGCAAAGACAAAAAGAGATCCACGAGCGACGCACTCTTTACTGCTCAAAAGGATAACTTTGTAGGCAATGTCCTGGGTAATTTTGAAGTCGAAGAAAAGGTGGCAGAAGGCTCATTGAGCACTGTCTACCGGGCAATCGATGTAAATACTCGTCAGACCATGGCACTAAAAGTGGTGCATAAGCACCTGATGAGCAGTGTCAAAAATTACAAAAAATTGGAGCAAAAGATACGCTCCATTATGGCTCTCAGCGACCAGCATATCCTCTCTTACAAAGATGTCTTTTTTGTAGACGGACGAGTTGTGCTGGTGGTCAAGCCTCTGATATTTGAGAGTCTTGAGGACTTACTTTCCAAAACCGGTCACCTCGGACCAGAACGTGCTGTTGGTATTTTTATCCAGGTCTGCCTTGCTCTTGAGGCAGCTATGGCTTCAAATATTACTCACCGCGACATCAAACCAAGCAATATCCTTATTCTCGACAACCAAAAGTTTTCAGATGACGTAATGGTCTCAGACTTTGGCATGGCTAAGCTTATCGCCGAAGAATCAAGCGAAGGTAAGTCTGATCAGTATATGACTCGCACCAGAGAGTCCTTTGGCAGTCCTCTTTATCTCAGTCCTGAACAATGCTCGGGTAAAAAAGTCGATAACCGTTCGGACATTTATGCTCTGGGCTGTGTTATGTACGAAGCTCTTACCGGAAAGCCGCCCTTTGTTGGTAAGAACGTGCTTGAGACTGCTTACAAGCACATGAATGACATTCCTCGCTCGCTCAATTTAGACTCATCCCTTGAACCAGCTGCCTCTCGTTTTGAAGAAGTTGTGGGTAAATGTCTGGCTAAAGATCCCGATAGCCGCTATCAGACACCCGAAGAACTGCGCAATGACCTGGAACTTCTCATGGCAGCGTCCGATACCGAATGGAATAATTCGGCTTGTGTCTACCGCGAGAGTCAGGTAAAAAAAGGCAAGCAGGGTTTTGGACCCGGTCGTGGTCTGTCGATAGAAGCCATGATCTGGAGTGGTGCCATAGTCATCTTTGCTGGCATCATTGGCTTCTGGTCCTGGTTTATCTTAAAGCCAGACTCGGCAAAAAAATATCCTGCTTTTGACAGTGACAATCTCTGGGTTGTAAGCACGCAGATAAAACCTACGCCAGTAGATGATTTTGGCAACAAAGAAGAATCTGACAAACTGACTTTGCAAAATATCGAACGTGATATGGGCACCAATTGTCGTGAGTATGCCGATGCCTTGCTTGTCTTGGTGCAATTGTATTTTGATTGCAAGCACTGGACTGATGCTGAGCAATACAGTAAAAAACTGACTACAGTAACCGAAAAACTAGAAAAAGATGGTCAGGAAGGACCAGGTCCACTCTCTGAATGTTTGCGTATGGTGGCCTATGCTGGCTTTTGTAGCGGTAATTACAAAGACGCAACGGCCGCTGCTGAGAGGTCGGTGGAGCTTGCCAGTGGCAAAGAAACATTGAACGTTTCGACGATGCAATGTCTGCGCATCCTCGGTGATATTTATTCGCGTCAAAGAAATCTGCGTAAATGTCTTGAGGTCTACAACAAGTTTTATGCACTCTCAGATCAAGACAAAGAGCAGCATCCCACTGTCTACTGGGAAGCTACTTCAAAATTTGCCGATGTATACAGACGTCTTGGTGACTTGAACGAGGCCGATCGTTATTACAAGATGGGCATAGAGTGGTGGCGTTCTCACGGTATGCCAGACAATAGCTGGGCGGCAAGAGCCCTCTATGGTCATGCTCTGACACTCTTTAGTCAAAATAGATATAAAGAGTGCGAAGACGAATTGAAAGAAGCTCTTAATTTGAATAAGCGTCTGCAAAATCAGGACCTGGGGCTACTTGGTGCTACTCGTAAGCTCTATTTAGAGACCCTCTGGAAGACCAATCCAATGGGAGCCATCTCTGCTCAGATGACTGACTTTGATAAAGACACCAAGCATAAGTAG